AGATGGCCGGCCATCTCCAACTGGACGAAGCCGAACAGTCCCATCCACAGCTGTGCCGCGGCGGAACGGACGTCCGGCGTGTTGATCAGCCCGGCGTCCTGCGCGCGCTGCACCGCGCCGACCACGTGGTCGAAGGTCTCCGCGTAATGCTCGAACTCCGAATCGTGCCCCGCCACCAGCACATTGCCGCGGTTGATCTTGAGGTCGATGCGGGTCCCGGTGCCGAACATCAGCTGGAAGAGTTCCGGCCTGCGCTGGGCCTCGTCGCGGAACACGAGGCCGAGCACGAGCAGATCCGTGATCGGTTCGTCGGTCACCCCGGCTGCGGTCATACGCTCGGCCAGCTGGGCGAAGCCGGCGGATCCCGCGGCTCGGATCAGGCCGGGCATCCCCCCGAAGTTGGAATACACCGCCATCGTGGAGACCCCGCACATCCGCGACACGCGGCGGACGGTGAGCGCATGCAAGCCCTCGGTCGACACCACCTCGACGGTCGCGTCGATGAGACGATCACGCAACGCGGTGTTCATCGAGTCCGTCCCGGCGGCCGGGCGCACGGCTAGTTCAGTTGTTCCGGCAGTCTGCTTGCTCATCGCTTCCGTTTCCCCAGCGCGGTCACGCCGCGACGCATAGATCCGCTAGTGCGCTGTCCTCGGGAAGGCGGTACCGCCGCTCGACCGAGCGCGCCACGGGTGTGACCACCGCGCGGGCCGACGGCCGCGGCCGGAGTGTTCGCGCACGGCCCGGCCGTGGTGGGGGAACGACATCTGTTCCGATCGATGCACCTTCGACTCGCTCGGTCCGGAAAGCTGATCGTGGTTCATCGCGCACAGATATCTCCGTTCTTGCCGCACGAACGGGCGGGCAGAGCATGAGGTGGAGCCGCGTTCGCGGACTACGCAGAGCAGACGCACCCGCCTGGAGGTGCGTGTCGGAGGTGAGTGTCGTCACTGAAACTCTATGTGATACACCGTAACATCCACAGTCATTCGACCAAATCTTTTGCGCCCTTTTCCAATTCGTCCCCGAGTGCGGCGCTGTGACTTCGCACGAGCTACGCACGGGGATTCTGGGCTCGGTGACAATCGGTGCGCGCGTCACCCCGGTAATCGGAACGGGATGCCGAAAAAGGGACAAACAAGACATATGCTCGGTGCCCGGAAGTGTGAATCGGGTCTGGAACTGCGCGGTCACGAACATCCGGCAACGGTATCGTTCGCGGCCGACAGTTTCGCGGGTGGGAGGTCGGCCGGTGTCATCTGTTCCGGGAATGATCGCCTGGCCTGCGCTCGGGCTTCGTCGCGCTGGTCGGTGCGGGCCGCCTGCTGCTTCTGCGCGACACGGTGGTCGACCGACTGGTGAATCGGCTGTTCGTGTGGGGCGTGCTGAGCCTGCTGCTGTACCGGTGCACCATGACGCCCGGTATCGCGAGCCTGACGCGGCAGCCGGCCGGGCTTGGGTACGCAGGTGCTCAGGATCGAGGCGACGGTCACCATCTGTCTGACGCTCGACGCGGCGCTGGTCGCGATTCCGCTGGTGCGGGCCCTGCCGGACACGGCGGAACTCGACCGGCCCGGGCGATCCTGCCGCAGGCTGCGCCCGCTGTGGCGAGATCTCACCGCCGCCGTGCCCGAGATCGTGCTGCGGCCCGCCGCAGACGAGCGGGATGATGCGAAGGTCCGGCTGCTGCGGATGACGGTGGAGATCCAAGACGCGCTCCTGCAGCTCGGACGCTATGCTCCGGCGACCGCCGAGCCGGTCGGATCGGGATGCCCGCTGACCGACTACGCGCGTCAAGTGGCGTGCGCGGCGGCCGCGCGCCGGTCCGGGTCGGCGCCGGACGGCCGGACCGCGGTGCGGCTGCCGATCACCGCCGCGGATTTCGACGCGGGACTGCGGCAACTGCTCGACCTGGCCCGCGTGTAACCGGCCGCCCGCGCGGCGGCGGGATGAGCGGCGCGCGGACGGCCTGCGGCTAGAGCACCGCTTGGGTCTGGGTGACCTTCGCGACCAGCTTGTCCGCGTCGTCCCGGACGACGGTCTCGACCACGATGAACGAGCGCCCGGCATGCAGCGGGGTAGCCGACGCGATGGCGTGCCCGGAGCGGACGGCGCGCAGGAAATTGGTCTTCGACTCCACCGTGGTGGTGCCCTGCTTGCCTTCGGGCAGGTTCAGGAACGCGCAGACCGCGCCGGTGGCGTCGGCCAGCGACATCAGCACCCCGCCGTGCAGCACCCCGCCGAGCGTGCACAGTGATTCGTCCCAGGCCAGGCGGCTGCGGACCAGCTCGGGTCCGTGGGCGAGCACCTCGACGCCGAGGCGCTCGGTGAACGGCATGGTCTGGTGGAACAACTTGGTGCCCGTCTCATCGATCATGGGCGCGATCTTGCCCGTCGCCGGTCGCGGAGTCGATTACCTCAGGGGTAATCGCCCGTTGTCCTACGGAGACCTGCACATCGGTTCGGTATCGGTCGGCGTGTGGTGAAACGCCGCGGCGGGTGCGGGGGTATCAGTGCATGAACCCGATGAACAGGAGAACGCGATGACCGACCTCCAGCCGTTCTATCGGCAGGTGCAGGCGCACTACGACCTTTCCGACGAGTTCTACGCGCTTTTCCTCGACCCGACGATGACCTATAGCTGTGCCTACTTCCAGCAACCGGACCTGACGCTCGAGCAGGCGCAGCGCGCCAAGATCGATCTGGCGCTCGGCAAGCTCGACCTGCGGCCGGGAATGACCCTGCTCGACGTCGGATGCGGCTGGGGCTCGACGATGCTGCGTGCCGCCACCGCCTACGGCGCCGAGGTGGTGGGCTTGACGCTCAGCCGCAATCAGTACGACTACGTCACGGACAAGATCGAGCGCGAGCGCATCCCGGGCGCGCAGGTCCGGTTGCAGGGCTGGGAGGAATACGACGGCGCGGCCGATCGGATCGTCAGTATCGGCGCGTTCGAGCATTTCCGGCGGTCCCGGTACGAGGCGTTCTTCGAGCGATGCCACCGGATGCTGCCGCCGGACGGCCGGATGCTGCTGCACACCATCGTCGGGTACACGCTGAAAGACCTGCGGCGGATGCAGATTCCCGTCACCCGGGAAGACGCGCTGTTCCACATCTTCATCAAGCGGGAGATCTTCCCTGGCGGACAACTGCCGCACCCCGCCGAAGTCACGCGGCTGGCCGGACGCGCAGGGCTCGGCACGGAGAGGATGCAGGAGTTGCGGCCGCATTACGCGCGGACCCTCGACTGCTGGGCGGAGGCCCTGCGGGCGCACCGGGAGGAGGCGGTGGCCCTCGCGTCCGAAGAGGTCTACCAGAGATACCTCAAATACCTGACCGGGTGTGCGGCGCAGTTCCGCGCAGGCCGCATCGACGTCATCCAGTTCACGCTGGTCAAGTGACCGGCGGCCGGGTCAGCTCAGCCGCGCCACCAGGGCATCGGGCAGGTGGGGCAGCGCGAGGTCGACCAGCCGCCACGGCCAGCCGGGCACGCAGGCCCGCCGCCGCTCCTTCTCGATGGCGGCCACCATGGCCGCGACGCCTTTGTCCAGGGGCGCCACCATCCGTGCGTCCCCCGCCTTGGCGGCCATGTCCGTGGCGATGAACCCCGGCAACAGCGTGGTCACCGTGATCGGCGAACGGGCCAGTTCGGTGGCCAGCGCCTCGCCGAGCGCCGCCAGTCCGGCCTTGCTCGCCGAATAGGCCGCCTTCTTGCCGGGAAGGCCGCGGACCGCGCTCATCGAGGCGACCAGGACGAGATGTCCGGCTCGCTGGGCGTGGAAGATCTCCAGCGCCGCTTCCGCCTGCGCCAGCGCGCTGACGAAGTTCGTCGTGGCCGTCGCGAGGTTCGCGTCCGCGCGTCCGCTGCCGACCCGCGCGCCCTTGCCGATACCGGCGTTGACGATCACGCGGTCCAGGCCACCGAGTTCGTCGCGCAGTTCCTCGAAGACGACCGGCACCGCCGCGTGGTCGTCCACGTCGAGGGCGCGCACGGCGACGGTGATTCCGGGATGGGTCGCCGCCAGCTCGTCGCGCAGCGCCGTGAGCGCGTCCAGCCTGCGGGCGCACAGCGCGAGATCGCGACCCTTGGCCGCGAAGTCACGCACCATGGCGGCCCCCAGGCCCGCGCTCGCCCCGGTGATCAGAATCCTCTTCCGCGTCATGCGGCTGACCCTAGCCTTTGTTGAACGCGAGTCAATATGCCGCCTGTGTGCGGTGCCCGTTGATTCAGCCGCCGAACGAGCCGGTCGGCGGCGACGCGGGCAGCAACCGCCACGGCCCGCAGTTCTCGGTCTTGAACCCGACGTCGGTCGCCTTGATCTCCACCCGGACGGGGCCGAGCCGGGTGTAGTTGTTCGCGATGATGTACTGCATGTTCGTGCTGTCGCCCTCGACCTTCCAGAGCCTTCGCCAATCGCAGGCGTAGGCGGGGTCGGGGGTGCCGGGCGCCTCCCAGACCCCGGGCGCGATGTCGACGCCGACCAGGTAGACGCCGTCGTGTGACATGGTGTTCGCGGGTTCGGCCGCCGCCGTTCCCGTGGCGAGCAGCGTCACCGCAGTGGTCATGGCTCCCGCGAACAGGAGTGCGCGCGCACGCATACCGATTCTCCTTGCCTTGTACTACCGCCGCGTCCACGGTCGTCGTTCTCCCGTCGGCGCGGCCGACCCGAGACCCCCGATCTCCGCGGCAAGGAATACCAGAACCGACCAGGCGGTGTGCCCCGAATCCGGGAATCTGCGCGGGTTCGGTCTCCGGCACGCCGCAATCGGCGAACTCGTCCCGTTACGTGCTCGACTTCACCGACGGTTTCGTCGATGACCTCTCGGTAGCACAGCTACTGGCCACGACACCCTGTGCCCGCTGTGCTGTGGTCGCCGGTGCGTCCCGCCCACCAGGAAGTCGTCGACGATTTCGGCGCGCCGATCGGCGTGCCGAAGCCGCAAATGCATTACGCTCTGCTATCTCCGCGCAAACCGCCTGGCCGAGGTTGATCGCCGGGTGTCGCGCATGCTGTAACACTTCGATCACGCAGCTTGCTTTGCTGATACACGCGTTGCCAGAGTGAACCACTGGGTTTGGTGTTACAAGTGGGAAGGGAGGGGCGCCCCGTTCCAGGGGCGCCGACCGCACTATGAAGCCAAGCATCGTCAAAGCCGGTATCTGTACCGCCGTCACGGCGGCGGTAACGGTGACGCTGTCCGGGTTGCTCCCGGTCACCGCACAGGCGGAGCCGTCACCGCTGGACATGTCCAAGAAGCTCGCAGGCAAGACCGTTTTCCTCGATCCCGGTCACCAGGGATCGAACCACTCCCAAGACTTGGCAAGACAGGTCAGCGATGGTCGCGGCGGCACGAAGGACTGCCAGACCACCGGCATGACCACCATGAACGGCGTTCCCGAGCACACCATTACCTGGAACGTCGCCCAAGTCGTCAAGACGTCGCTGGAAACGCTCGGCGCGCACGTGGTGCTGAGTCGCCAAGACGACCTGAACTGGGGCGGCTGCATCGACGACCGAGCCCGCGCGGCGAGCCAGTCCGGCGCGGATCTCGCCGTGAGCATTCATGCCGACAGCGCGCCCGCGCAGTATCGCGGGTTCCACCTGATCGTCCCGGAACTGCCCATCCCGAATCTGATCATCGATCAGGCGCAGGCGGGAGCGGGTCTCGCCGCGTCCAAAGCGGTGCGCGACGCCTACCGCGAGGCGGGATTCCCGCCCGCGAACTACGGCGGTGTGGTGGACGGTCTGCAGACCCGTAAGGACGTCGCCGGGCCCGCCCTGACCACCGTCCCGGTCGTCTTCCTGGAGATGGGCAACGGCGCCAATCCCGAAGACGCGGCGCTGCTGGAAACACCGGAGGGCCAGCTCAAGCACGCCATCGCGCTGACCACCGGCGTGGTCGGGCACCTGCTCGGCGCACCGCGGCCGGGTGCCGCGCCGGATCAGCAGACCGGGCAGACCGCTCCGCAGGGCTCCACGCTC
Above is a genomic segment from Nocardia sputorum containing:
- a CDS encoding SDR family oxidoreductase, encoding MTRKRILITGASAGLGAAMVRDFAAKGRDLALCARRLDALTALRDELAATHPGITVAVRALDVDDHAAVPVVFEELRDELGGLDRVIVNAGIGKGARVGSGRADANLATATTNFVSALAQAEAALEIFHAQRAGHLVLVASMSAVRGLPGKKAAYSASKAGLAALGEALATELARSPITVTTLLPGFIATDMAAKAGDARMVAPLDKGVAAMVAAIEKERRRACVPGWPWRLVDLALPHLPDALVARLS
- a CDS encoding DUF6545 domain-containing protein, which encodes MLRIEATVTICLTLDAALVAIPLVRALPDTAELDRPGRSCRRLRPLWRDLTAAVPEIVLRPAADERDDAKVRLLRMTVEIQDALLQLGRYAPATAEPVGSGCPLTDYARQVACAAAARRSGSAPDGRTAVRLPITAADFDAGLRQLLDLARV
- a CDS encoding N-acetylmuramoyl-L-alanine amidase; the protein is MKPSIVKAGICTAVTAAVTVTLSGLLPVTAQAEPSPLDMSKKLAGKTVFLDPGHQGSNHSQDLARQVSDGRGGTKDCQTTGMTTMNGVPEHTITWNVAQVVKTSLETLGAHVVLSRQDDLNWGGCIDDRARAASQSGADLAVSIHADSAPAQYRGFHLIVPELPIPNLIIDQAQAGAGLAASKAVRDAYREAGFPPANYGGVVDGLQTRKDVAGPALTTVPVVFLEMGNGANPEDAALLETPEGQLKHAIALTTGVVGHLLGAPRPGAAPDQQTGQTAPQGSTLDHPAASPETSQGQTVPGGPPAQTNPVVPQAQTIPAVPQNSTTPGAPQSQAAPQSWTIPGVPQGTTPGAPQSPAAPAVPQAQSVPGTSTPKPAPGTATPQSPGTSASPTSPGTSGTQSSGTPNAQQSPGTAGGNASIMELLMPLAKLLGLDNNAIATELINLGYSLAGMLLGPSK
- a CDS encoding cyclopropane mycolic acid synthase family methyltransferase — its product is MTDLQPFYRQVQAHYDLSDEFYALFLDPTMTYSCAYFQQPDLTLEQAQRAKIDLALGKLDLRPGMTLLDVGCGWGSTMLRAATAYGAEVVGLTLSRNQYDYVTDKIERERIPGAQVRLQGWEEYDGAADRIVSIGAFEHFRRSRYEAFFERCHRMLPPDGRMLLHTIVGYTLKDLRRMQIPVTREDALFHIFIKREIFPGGQLPHPAEVTRLAGRAGLGTERMQELRPHYARTLDCWAEALRAHREEAVALASEEVYQRYLKYLTGCAAQFRAGRIDVIQFTLVK
- a CDS encoding TetR/AcrR family transcriptional regulator, which gives rise to MSKQTAGTTELAVRPAAGTDSMNTALRDRLIDATVEVVSTEGLHALTVRRVSRMCGVSTMAVYSNFGGMPGLIRAAGSAGFAQLAERMTAAGVTDEPITDLLVLGLVFRDEAQRRPELFQLMFGTGTRIDLKINRGNVLVAGHDSEFEHYAETFDHVVGAVQRAQDAGLINTPDVRSAAAQLWMGLFGFVQLEMAGHLGDDGLLEVLVPAIVNLLVGMGAELETVGAAVLLAVERFATLFGD
- a CDS encoding PaaI family thioesterase, with amino-acid sequence MIDETGTKLFHQTMPFTERLGVEVLAHGPELVRSRLAWDESLCTLGGVLHGGVLMSLADATGAVCAFLNLPEGKQGTTTVESKTNFLRAVRSGHAIASATPLHAGRSFIVVETVVRDDADKLVAKVTQTQAVL